A portion of the Helicobacter pylori NQ4053 genome contains these proteins:
- a CDS encoding M16 family metallopeptidase, with translation MKHFSVKRLLRLSSVLLVTLGASMHAQSYLPKHESVTLKNGLQVVSVPLENKTGVIEVDVLYKVGSRNEVMGKSGIAHMLEHLNFKSTKNLKAGEFDKIVKRFGGVSNASTSFDITRYFIKTSQANLDKSLELFAETMGSLNLKEDEFLPERQVVAEERRWRTDNSPIGMLYFRFFNTAYVYHPYHWTPIGFMDDIQNWTLKDIKKFHSLYYQPKNAIILVVGDVNSQKVFELSKKHFESLKNLDEKAIPTPYMKEPKQDGARTAVVHKDGVHLEWVALGYKVPAFKHKDQVALDALSKLLGEGKSSWLQSELVDKKRLASQAFSHNMQLQDESVFLFIAGGNPNVKAEALQKEIVALLEKLKKGEITQAELDKLKINQKADFISNLESSGDVAGLFADYLVQNDIQGLTDYQQQFLDLKVSDLVRVANEYFKDTQSTTVFLKP, from the coding sequence ATGAAACATTTTTCTGTTAAAAGACTTTTGAGGCTTAGTTCTGTCTTGTTAGTCACTTTAGGAGCGAGCATGCACGCACAATCTTACTTACCCAAACATGAGAGCGTTACCTTAAAAAACGGGTTGCAAGTCGTAAGCGTCCCCTTAGAAAATAAAACTGGGGTTATAGAAGTGGATGTGCTTTATAAAGTCGGCTCTAGAAACGAAGTCATGGGCAAGAGCGGGATCGCTCACATGTTAGAGCATTTGAATTTTAAAAGCACTAAAAACCTTAAAGCCGGTGAATTTGATAAGATCGTTAAGCGTTTTGGGGGCGTGAGTAACGCTTCTACGAGTTTTGATATTACGCGCTACTTCATTAAAACCAGTCAGGCTAACTTGGATAAGTCTTTAGAATTGTTCGCTGAAACCATGGGTTCTTTGAATTTAAAAGAAGATGAGTTTTTGCCTGAGCGTCAAGTGGTCGCTGAAGAAAGGCGATGGCGCACCGATAATTCCCCTATCGGCATGCTTTATTTCCGCTTTTTTAACACCGCCTATGTCTATCACCCCTACCATTGGACGCCCATTGGTTTTATGGATGATATTCAAAACTGGACTTTAAAAGACATTAAAAAATTCCATTCGCTCTATTATCAGCCTAAAAACGCTATTATTTTAGTGGTGGGCGATGTCAATTCCCAAAAGGTTTTTGAATTGAGTAAAAAGCATTTTGAATCCTTAAAAAACCTTGATGAAAAAGCTATCCCCACCCCTTACATGAAAGAGCCTAAACAAGATGGAGCCAGAACGGCAGTCGTGCATAAAGATGGGGTCCATTTAGAATGGGTAGCGTTAGGGTATAAAGTGCCTGCTTTCAAACATAAAGATCAAGTTGCCCTAGACGCGTTAAGCAAGCTTTTAGGCGAAGGCAAAAGCTCGTGGTTGCAAAGCGAATTAGTGGATAAAAAACGCCTGGCTTCTCAAGCTTTCTCGCACAACATGCAATTACAAGATGAAAGCGTGTTTTTATTCATCGCTGGGGGTAATCCTAATGTCAAAGCCGAAGCCTTACAAAAAGAAATCGTAGCGCTTTTAGAAAAGCTGAAAAAAGGCGAAATCACTCAAGCGGAGTTAGACAAGCTCAAAATCAATCAAAAAGCTGACTTCATTTCTAACTTAGAAAGTTCTGGCGATGTGGCGGGGCTTTTTGCGGACTATTTAGTGCAAAACGATATTCAAGGCTTGACCGATTATCAGCAACAATTTTTGGATTTAAAAGTGAGCGATTTGGTGCGTGTGGCTAATGAATATTTTAAAGACACCCAATCAACCACCGTGTTTTTGAAACCTTAA
- a CDS encoding RNA degradosome polyphosphate kinase, whose product MNRFFNRELSWLAFNTRVLNEAKDESLPLLERLKFLAIYDTNLDEFYMIRVAGLKQLYEHKIASKGIDGASPEEQLEKIKHYLAHEIEERELEFQKIQALLFKKGLCITPYNELNLEQKAKAKTYFKEQLYALVLPFKLDSSHTFPPLANLTFALFAHIKDKETQSASYALIKLPSFIFRFVELEKGLFVLAEEIVEAHLEELFLEHEILDCMAFRVTCDADIAITEDEAHDYADLMSKSLRKRNQGEIVRLQTQKGSQELLKTLLASLRSFQTHSYKKHKLTGMHIYKSAIMLNLGDLWELVNHSDFKALKSPNFTPKIHPHFNENDLFKSIEKQDLLLFHPYESFEPVIDLIEQAANDPTTLSIKMTLYRVGKHSPIVKALIEAASKIQVSVLVELKARFDEESNLHWAKALERAGALVVYGVFKLKVHAKMLLITKKTDNQLRHFTHLSTGNYNPLSAKIYTDVSFFSAKNEIANDIIKLFHSLLTSSATNSALETLFMAPKQIKSKIIELIQNEMNHKQEGYIILKANALVDSEIIEWLYQASQKGVKIDLIIRGICCLKPQVKGLSENIRVYSIVGKYLEHARIYYFKHENIYFSSADLMPRNLERRVELLIPATNPKIANKLLHILEIQLKDTLKRYELNSKGRYTKVSNPNDPLNSQDYFEKQALKTF is encoded by the coding sequence TTGAATCGTTTCTTTAACCGAGAGCTTTCATGGTTAGCTTTTAACACAAGGGTTTTAAACGAAGCCAAAGATGAGAGCTTGCCTTTATTAGAGCGCTTGAAATTTTTAGCCATTTATGACACGAATTTAGACGAATTTTACATGATAAGAGTGGCAGGGCTTAAACAACTCTATGAACATAAAATCGCCTCTAAAGGCATTGATGGCGCAAGCCCTGAAGAGCAACTAGAAAAAATCAAGCATTATTTAGCGCATGAAATTGAAGAAAGGGAGTTAGAATTCCAAAAAATCCAAGCCCTACTTTTTAAAAAAGGGCTTTGTATCACCCCCTATAATGAATTGAATTTAGAGCAAAAAGCGAAGGCTAAAACCTATTTTAAAGAGCAGCTTTATGCGTTAGTCTTGCCTTTTAAGTTGGATTCTTCGCACACCTTCCCGCCTTTAGCGAATCTGACTTTCGCGCTTTTTGCCCACATTAAAGACAAAGAAACCCAAAGCGCCTCCTATGCGCTCATCAAACTCCCCTCTTTTATCTTCCGTTTTGTGGAACTAGAAAAGGGCTTGTTTGTGTTAGCTGAAGAAATCGTAGAAGCGCATTTAGAAGAATTGTTTTTAGAGCATGAGATTTTAGACTGCATGGCGTTTAGGGTAACTTGCGATGCGGATATTGCCATCACTGAAGATGAAGCGCATGATTATGCGGATTTGATGAGTAAGAGTTTGAGGAAACGCAATCAAGGCGAAATCGTGCGCTTGCAAACTCAAAAAGGGAGTCAAGAGCTTTTAAAAACCCTTTTAGCGTCTTTAAGGAGCTTTCAAACCCACTCTTACAAAAAGCACAAACTCACCGGCATGCATATCTATAAAAGCGCGATCATGCTCAATTTAGGGGATTTGTGGGAATTAGTCAATCATAGCGACTTTAAAGCGCTCAAATCGCCCAATTTCACGCCCAAAATCCACCCTCATTTCAATGAAAACGATCTTTTCAAATCCATAGAAAAACAAGATCTGTTGCTGTTCCATCCTTATGAAAGTTTTGAGCCTGTGATCGATTTAATAGAGCAAGCCGCTAATGATCCGACCACCCTTTCTATCAAAATGACGCTTTATCGTGTAGGCAAGCATTCCCCCATTGTCAAAGCCTTGATTGAAGCGGCGAGCAAGATTCAAGTGAGCGTTTTAGTGGAATTAAAAGCGCGTTTTGATGAAGAAAGCAATCTGCACTGGGCAAAAGCTTTAGAAAGGGCGGGCGCGTTAGTCGTTTATGGCGTTTTCAAACTCAAAGTGCATGCTAAAATGCTATTGATCACTAAAAAAACAGACAACCAGTTACGCCATTTCACACATTTAAGCACGGGCAATTACAACCCTTTGAGTGCTAAAATCTATACCGATGTGAGTTTTTTTAGCGCTAAAAATGAAATCGCTAACGACATTATCAAGCTTTTCCATTCCTTGCTTACGAGCAGCGCAACTAATAGCGCATTAGAAACGCTTTTTATGGCGCCCAAACAGATCAAGTCTAAAATCATTGAACTCATTCAAAATGAAATGAATCACAAACAAGAAGGCTATATCATTTTAAAAGCCAACGCCCTAGTGGATAGCGAAATCATTGAATGGCTCTATCAAGCCTCTCAAAAAGGGGTTAAAATTGATCTCATTATTAGAGGGATTTGCTGTTTAAAGCCCCAAGTCAAAGGATTGAGCGAAAATATCAGGGTGTATTCTATTGTGGGGAAATATTTAGAACATGCACGCATTTATTATTTTAAACATGAGAATATCTATTTTTCTAGCGCGGATTTAATGCCCAGAAATTTAGAAAGGCGCGTGGAATTGCTCATTCCCGCCACAAACCCAAAGATCGCTAATAAATTGTTACATATTTTAGAAATCCAATTAAAAGACACCCTAAAACGCTACGAGTTAAATTCTAAAGGCCGTTACACTAAAGTTTCAAACCCTAACGATCCTTTAAATTCACAGGATTATTTTGAAAAACAAGCCCTTAAAACCTTTTAA
- a CDS encoding restriction endonuclease subunit S, producing the protein MTKLLDLKNHSVIAINQNNYTKKDNYKKVCYLDTDNITNNRINAFLKIDLTKEKLPSRAKRKCSINSIIYSSVRPNQRHFGIIKEIPKNFLVSTAFIVIDIIDLEKLDPNYLYYYITQDKITHHLQRIAECGTSSYPSITLSDFLNIKIKLYPLETQQKIARTLSILDQKIENNHKINELLHTLAYKIYEYYFKYKPKNAKLEQIIIENPKSSIMVKNAQKTQDKYPFFTSGDNILSYPKAIIDGRNCFLNTGGNAGIKFYVGKASYSTDTWCICANEFSDYLYLLLSSIKNHINQSFFQGTSLKHLQKNLLKKYPIYMPSAHEIKKFNQIIMPLLTLISINTRTSKKLEQIRDFLLPLLLKQQVKPQ; encoded by the coding sequence ATGACTAAACTTTTAGATTTAAAAAATCATTCAGTAATTGCTATCAATCAAAACAACTACACTAAAAAAGACAATTACAAAAAAGTTTGTTATTTAGATACTGACAACATTACAAATAATAGAATAAATGCTTTTCTAAAAATTGATTTAACAAAAGAAAAATTACCCTCAAGAGCTAAACGAAAATGCTCCATTAATAGCATTATTTATTCTAGTGTAAGACCCAACCAACGCCACTTTGGGATTATCAAAGAAATTCCAAAAAATTTTTTAGTTTCTACCGCTTTTATCGTAATAGATATTATAGACTTAGAAAAATTAGACCCTAATTATTTGTATTATTATATTACGCAAGATAAAATTACTCATCACTTGCAACGCATTGCAGAATGTGGGACTTCTAGCTACCCCTCTATCACGCTCTCAGATTTTCTTAATATTAAAATCAAACTTTACCCACTAGAAACACAACAAAAAATCGCCCGCACGCTTTCTATCCTAGATCAAAAAATAGAGAACAACCATAAAATCAATGAGCTTTTGCACACGCTCGCTTATAAAATCTATGAATATTATTTCAAATACAAACCTAAAAATGCAAAGCTAGAACAAATTATTATTGAAAATCCTAAATCTAGCATTATGGTTAAAAACGCCCAAAAAACCCAAGATAAATACCCATTTTTTACAAGCGGAGATAATATCCTATCCTACCCTAAAGCGATCATTGATGGCAGAAATTGCTTTTTAAACACTGGCGGTAATGCTGGTATTAAATTTTATGTAGGCAAAGCTTCTTATTCAACGGATACTTGGTGTATTTGCGCCAACGAATTTAGCGACTATTTATATTTACTGCTCTCAAGTATAAAAAACCATATCAATCAAAGCTTTTTTCAAGGAACTAGCCTTAAACACTTACAAAAAAATTTGCTTAAAAAATATCCTATTTACATGCCGTCCGCACATGAAATTAAAAAATTTAATCAAATTATTATGCCCCTACTCACGCTTATATCCATTAACACAAGAACTTCTAAAAAATTAGAACAAATCAGAGATTTTCTACTCCCCCTACTCTTAAAACAACAAGTCAAACCCCAATGA
- a CDS encoding enoyl-ACP reductase, whose translation MNGFNHMKNKTLVISGATRGIGKAILYRFAQSGVNIAFTYNKNVEEANKIIEDVEQKYSIKAKAYPLNVLEPEQYTELFKQIDADFDRVDFFISNAIIYGRSVVGGFAPFMRLKPKGLNNIYTATVLAFVVGAQEAAKRMQKIGGGAIVSLSSTGNLVYMPNYAGHGNSKNAVETMVKYAAVDLGEFNIRVNAVSGGPIDTDALKAFPDYVEIKEKVEEQSPLKRMGNPNDLAGAAYFLCDETQSGWLTGQTIVVDGGTTFK comes from the coding sequence ATGAATGGTTTCAATCACATGAAAAACAAAACCCTAGTGATCAGCGGCGCGACTAGGGGGATTGGCAAGGCGATATTGTATCGCTTCGCTCAAAGCGGCGTGAATATCGCTTTCACTTACAATAAAAATGTTGAAGAAGCCAATAAAATCATAGAAGATGTGGAGCAAAAATATTCCATTAAAGCCAAAGCCTACCCCCTTAATGTTTTAGAGCCTGAGCAATACACAGAGCTTTTTAAGCAAATTGACGCTGATTTTGACAGAGTGGATTTTTTTATTTCTAACGCTATTATTTATGGGCGTTCTGTCGTGGGGGGATTTGCGCCGTTTATGCGATTAAAACCTAAGGGGTTAAACAACATTTACACAGCCACCGTGTTAGCGTTTGTCGTAGGGGCTCAAGAAGCGGCAAAACGCATGCAAAAAATAGGTGGCGGGGCGATCGTGAGCTTAAGCTCTACCGGGAATTTGGTCTATATGCCTAATTACGCCGGGCATGGCAATTCTAAAAACGCCGTAGAAACCATGGTCAAATACGCTGCCGTGGATTTAGGCGAATTTAACATTAGAGTGAATGCAGTTAGCGGCGGGCCTATTGATACGGACGCTTTGAAAGCCTTCCCTGATTATGTGGAGATTAAAGAAAAAGTAGAAGAGCAATCGCCCCTAAAACGCATGGGCAATCCTAACGATCTAGCCGGGGCGGCTTATTTTTTATGCGATGAGACCCAAAGCGGTTGGCTTACAGGGCAAACGATCGTTGTGGATGGTGGGACTACTTTTAAATAA
- the dapA gene encoding 4-hydroxy-tetrahydrodipicolinate synthase, translated as MQFHSSSALITPFKKDLSVDEAAYESLIKRQIFQGMDACVPVGTTGESATLTHKEHMRCIEIAIETCKNTKTPSNSRMKVLAGVGSNATSESLSLAKFAQKIGADAILCVSPYYNRPTQQGLFEHYKTIAQSVEIPVMLYDVPSRTGVSIEVPTALKLFREVPNIKAIKEASGSLKRVTELHYYEKDFKIFSGEDSLNHSIMFSGGCGVISVTGNLMPNLISQMVNCAIKQKYQQALEIQNKLFDLHQALFVETNPIPIKMAMHLAGLIENPSYRLPLVAPSKETIKLLEKTLQQYYEVIA; from the coding sequence ATGCAATTTCATTCATCTAGTGCGTTAATTACGCCTTTTAAAAAAGATTTGAGCGTTGATGAGGCCGCTTATGAATCCTTGATCAAGCGCCAAATTTTTCAAGGCATGGACGCATGCGTGCCTGTTGGCACGACAGGAGAATCCGCCACGCTCACCCACAAAGAGCACATGCGTTGCATTGAAATCGCCATAGAGACTTGCAAAAACACTAAAACGCCCTCCAATTCACGCATGAAAGTGTTAGCCGGCGTGGGCAGTAACGCCACGAGCGAGTCGCTTTCTTTAGCAAAGTTCGCTCAAAAAATCGGTGCGGATGCGATTTTATGCGTAAGCCCCTATTATAACCGCCCCACCCAGCAAGGCTTGTTTGAACATTATAAAACTATCGCTCAATCGGTGGAAATCCCTGTCATGCTTTATGATGTGCCAAGCCGAACGGGCGTGTCTATTGAAGTCCCAACCGCTCTCAAACTCTTTAGAGAAGTCCCTAACATTAAAGCCATTAAAGAAGCGTCTGGCTCTTTGAAAAGAGTAACAGAATTGCATTACTATGAAAAAGATTTTAAAATTTTTAGCGGGGAAGATTCGCTCAACCACTCTATCATGTTTTCAGGGGGATGTGGCGTGATTTCAGTGACCGGTAATTTAATGCCTAATTTGATTTCACAAATGGTCAATTGCGCGATTAAACAAAAATACCAACAAGCCCTAGAAATCCAAAATAAGCTTTTTGATTTGCATCAAGCCCTTTTTGTAGAAACGAATCCCATCCCTATTAAAATGGCCATGCATTTAGCCGGCTTGATTGAAAACCCAAGTTACAGACTGCCTTTAGTGGCCCCAAGCAAAGAAACGATCAAACTTTTAGAAAAAACTTTACAACAATATTATGAGGTAATTGCATGA
- a CDS encoding quinone-dependent dihydroorotate dehydrogenase — protein sequence MLYSLLKKYLFSLDAEDAHEKVCQILRTLSSSPFLCSLIHSQWGYKNPKLENEILGLNFPNPLGLAAGFDKNASMLRALIAFGFGYLEAGTLTNEAQMGNERPRLFRHIEEESLQNAMGFNNYGAILGARSFKRFAPYKTPIGINLGKNKHIEQAHALEDYKAVLNKCLNIGDYYTFNLSSPNTPNLRDLQNKAFVNELFCMAKEMTHKPLFLKIAPDLETDSMLEIVNSAIEAGAHGIIATNTTIDKSLVFAPKEMGGLSGKCLTKKSREIFKELAKAFFNKTILVSVGGISDAKEAYERIKMGASLLQIYSAFIYNGPNLCQNILKDLVKLLQKDGFLSVKEAIGADLR from the coding sequence ATGCTTTATTCGTTATTAAAAAAATATCTTTTTAGCCTGGACGCTGAAGACGCGCATGAAAAAGTTTGTCAAATTTTAAGAACGCTTTCTTCATCGCCCTTTTTGTGTAGTTTGATCCATTCTCAATGGGGTTATAAAAACCCAAAGCTTGAAAACGAAATTTTAGGTTTAAATTTCCCTAACCCTTTAGGCTTGGCCGCCGGTTTTGATAAAAACGCTTCCATGCTTAGGGCGTTAATCGCTTTTGGGTTTGGCTATTTGGAAGCAGGCACTCTCACCAATGAAGCGCAAATGGGAAATGAAAGACCAAGGCTTTTCAGGCACATTGAAGAAGAGTCCTTACAAAATGCGATGGGGTTTAATAATTACGGGGCGATTTTAGGAGCGAGATCGTTTAAGCGCTTCGCCCCCTATAAAACCCCTATTGGCATCAATTTAGGCAAAAACAAACACATAGAGCAAGCGCATGCCCTAGAAGATTACAAGGCGGTTTTAAATAAATGTTTAAACATTGGCGATTATTACACTTTCAACCTTTCTTCGCCCAACACCCCCAATTTAAGGGATTTACAAAACAAAGCGTTTGTGAATGAGCTTTTTTGCATGGCTAAAGAAATGACCCATAAGCCTTTATTTTTAAAAATCGCCCCGGATTTAGAAACAGACAGCATGCTAGAAATTGTCAATAGCGCTATTGAAGCCGGAGCGCATGGGATTATTGCGACTAATACGACCATTGATAAAAGCCTGGTGTTCGCTCCTAAAGAAATGGGAGGCTTGAGCGGGAAATGCCTGACTAAAAAAAGCCGTGAAATCTTTAAAGAATTGGCTAAAGCTTTTTTTAACAAGACTATTCTTGTTTCTGTGGGGGGGATTAGCGATGCCAAAGAAGCTTATGAAAGGATTAAAATGGGAGCGAGTCTGTTACAAATTTATAGCGCTTTTATTTACAATGGGCCAAATTTATGCCAAAATATTCTTAAAGATTTGGTAAAATTACTCCAAAAAGATGGATTTTTGAGCGTCAAAGAGGCTATAGGAGCGGATTTAAGATGA
- a CDS encoding N-6 DNA methylase, which yields MPNNALLQIKQDTLSLIDDLKVICKDAGLAGDGNEYKIITQCFLYKFLCDKFEFLFEQEFPNKTIRDYKDFKKEEKEDFFLTLSDNKLPKLAYDELLSYLFEKHFNDNDLHLKLDAIFNRISSNNAELFNTKSTDKTTIALFESVSQYINEESKRANFTRALLDKLKNFNFKQAFLNLQNQQGYDFFAPIFEYLLKDYNNNSGGKYAEYYTPLSIASIIAKLLINEPTQSVKIYDPSAGTGTLLMALAHQIGTDSCTLYAQDISQKSLRMLKLNLILNDLTHSLRNAIEGNTLINPYHSKECHGKMDFIVSNPPFKLDFSNEHAEISQNKNDFFLGVPNIPKNDKSKMPIYTLFFQHCLNMLSNKGKGAIIVPTGFISAKSGVENKIVRHLVDGRLVYGVVCMPSQVFANTGTNVSIIFFQKTPSAKEVILIDASKLGEEYTENKNKKTRLRPSDMDLILETFQNKTPKADFCALVSFDEITEKNYSLNPGQYFTIEDTSETISQAEFKSLMHQYSSELTSLFDESQSLQQEILETLGNLNHD from the coding sequence ATGCCCAATAACGCTTTATTGCAAATCAAACAAGACACCCTAAGCCTCATTGATGATTTAAAAGTCATTTGCAAGGATGCTGGTTTAGCGGGCGACGGCAACGAATACAAGATCATCACGCAATGCTTTTTGTATAAATTCTTATGCGATAAGTTTGAATTCCTTTTTGAACAAGAATTCCCTAATAAAACGATACGAGATTACAAAGACTTTAAAAAGGAAGAAAAAGAAGATTTTTTCCTTACCTTAAGCGATAACAAACTCCCCAAACTCGCTTATGATGAGCTTTTAAGCTATCTTTTTGAAAAACATTTTAACGATAACGATTTACACCTTAAGCTAGACGCTATTTTTAATCGCATTTCTAGCAATAACGCCGAACTTTTTAACACCAAAAGCACGGATAAAACCACTATCGCCTTATTTGAAAGCGTATCACAATACATTAATGAAGAGTCTAAAAGGGCTAATTTTACAAGAGCTTTATTAGACAAACTCAAAAATTTTAATTTCAAACAAGCTTTTTTAAACTTACAAAACCAACAAGGCTATGATTTTTTCGCCCCCATTTTTGAATACTTACTCAAAGATTACAATAACAACAGCGGAGGGAAATACGCCGAATACTACACCCCTTTAAGCATCGCTAGCATCATTGCTAAGCTTTTGATTAATGAGCCAACTCAAAGCGTCAAAATCTATGACCCAAGCGCTGGCACAGGAACGCTTTTAATGGCATTAGCCCACCAAATAGGCACCGATTCTTGCACCCTTTATGCCCAAGACATTTCGCAAAAATCCTTAAGAATGCTCAAACTCAACCTGATTTTAAACGACTTGACCCACTCTTTAAGAAACGCCATTGAGGGAAACACCTTGATTAACCCCTACCATTCTAAAGAATGTCATGGGAAAATGGATTTCATCGTGAGTAACCCCCCTTTCAAATTGGATTTTTCCAACGAGCATGCCGAAATTTCGCAAAACAAAAACGATTTTTTCTTAGGCGTGCCTAATATCCCTAAAAACGATAAAAGCAAAATGCCCATTTACACGCTCTTTTTCCAGCATTGCTTGAACATGCTTAGTAATAAGGGTAAGGGGGCTATTATCGTGCCAACCGGATTCATTAGCGCTAAAAGCGGGGTAGAAAATAAGATTGTCCGGCATTTAGTGGATGGAAGGCTCGTTTATGGGGTGGTTTGCATGCCCAGTCAGGTTTTTGCCAACACCGGCACTAATGTGAGCATCATCTTTTTTCAAAAAACGCCAAGCGCAAAGGAAGTCATTTTGATTGACGCTTCCAAACTCGGCGAAGAATACACCGAAAACAAAAACAAAAAAACGCGCTTAAGACCAAGCGATATGGATTTGATTTTAGAAACTTTTCAAAATAAAACCCCAAAAGCGGATTTTTGCGCTCTGGTTTCTTTTGATGAAATTACAGAAAAAAATTATTCTCTAAACCCCGGGCAGTATTTCACTATAGAAGACACAAGCGAAACAATCAGCCAAGCGGAGTTTAAAAGCTTAATGCATCAATATTCAAGCGAACTGACAAGCCTTTTTGATGAAAGCCAGAGCTTGCAACAAGAAATTTTAGAAACTTTAGGAAATCTTAATCATGACTAA